In Eleutherodactylus coqui strain aEleCoq1 chromosome 4, aEleCoq1.hap1, whole genome shotgun sequence, the following are encoded in one genomic region:
- the LOC136625004 gene encoding gastrula zinc finger protein XlCGF57.1-like — translation MATTSGGLSGDLSSLGHPGCRYDGIQAELQDTSLCGTFARSSGNSGRRSDDDIRSLEEHLISSGFTVEDDGNIQDTHEEPAIIPDVPSALPSKHLSSDPFIEVPSSDSSQTSKQHNIYRRDVKEETVVTGKKSYSCSECSKCYTQKSYLVRHQRIHTGEKSFSCSECGKCFTKKSRLVYHQRIHTGEKSFSCLECGKCFTKKSNLARHQRIHTGEKSFSCLECGKCFTQKSHLAKHQRIHTGEKSFSCSECGKCFTMKTGLVYHQRIHTGEKLFSCSECGKCFTMKTGLVYHQRLHTGEKPFSCSECGKCFTMKSSLVYHQRIHTGEKSFSCSECGKCFTLKSSLVYHQRIHTGEKSFSCSVCGKCFTQKSSLVYHQRIHTGEKSFSCLECGKCFTMKSSLVYHQRIHTGEKPFSCSVCGKCFTQKSSLVYHQRIHTGEKSFSCSECGKCFTQKSNLVKHQKIHNSESACLLELS, via the exons ATGGCAACTACATCCGGAGGTCTTTCAGGCGATCTGTCATCGCTGGGGCACCCCGGATGTAGATATGATGGCATCCAGGCAGAATTACAGGATACTTCCCTTTGTGGCACGTTCGCGAGATCCTCAGGCAATAGCGGTAGACGCTCTG atgacgacatCAGGAGCTTAGAGGAACATTTGATATCTTCAGGTTTTACAGTGGAAGATGATGGTAACATACAAGATACACACGaagagcctgccattatcccagatgtaccctcagcccttcccagcaaacatctgtcatctgatccttttatagaggttccatcttctgattcatcacagactagcAAGCAACATAACATTTACAGAAGAGATGTTAAAGAAGAAACTGTTGTCACAGGGAagaagtcatattcatgttcagaatgtagcaAATGCTATACccaaaaatcatatcttgttagacatcagagaattcacacaggagagaagtcattttcatgttcagaatgtgggaaatgttttacgaaGAAATCACGTCTTGtttatcatcagagaattcacacaggagagaagtcattttcatgtctagaatgtgggaaatgttttacgaagaaatcaaatcttgctagacatcagagaattcacacaggagagaagtcattttcatgtctagaatgtgggaaatgttttacccagaaatcacatcttgctaagcatcagagaattcacacaggagagaagtcattttcatgttcagaatgtgggaaatgttttaccatgaaaacgggtcttgtttatcatcagagaattcacacaggagagaagctattttcatgttcagaatgtgggaaatgttttaccatgaaaacgggtcttgtttatcatcagagacttcacacaggagagaagccattttcatgttcagaatgtgggaaatgttttaccatgaaatcaagtcttgtttatcatcagagaattcacacaggggagaagtcattttcatgttcagaatgtgggaaatgttttaccttgaaatcaagtcttgtttatcatcagagaattcacacaggagagaagtcattttcgtgttctgtctgtgggaaatgttttacccagaaatcaagtcttgtttatcatcagagaattcacacaggagagaagtcattttcatgtctagaatgtgggaaatgttttaccatgaaatcaagtcttgtttatcatcagagaattcacacaggagagaagccattttcgtgttctgtctgtgggaaatgttttacccagaaatcaagtcttgtttatcatcagagaattcacacaggagagaagtcattttcatgttcagaatgtgggaaatgttttacccagaaatcaaatcttgttaaacatcagaaaattcacaattCAGAATCTGCTTGTCTTCTTGAGTTATCGTGA